Proteins encoded by one window of Geobacter sp. DSM 9736:
- a CDS encoding phenylacetate--CoA ligase family protein, translated as MQQQIWEPTYECMPREELEQLQLERLQATLNRVYKNVTCYRNKFNQHGIVPEDITSLADLAKLPFTTKEDLRLNYPYGMFAVPLREVIRIHSSSGTTGKPTVVGYTANDLKAWANLVARFMTAAGVTHDDVVQIAFGYGMFTGAFGLHYGSEAIGASVIPMGSGNTEKQIMIMQDYRTTTLVGTPSYAITIAERMEQMGVDPKTLSLKVGLFGGEPWSEAMRREIETRLGIIATDNYGLSEIIGPGVAGECLHKCGMHLFEDAFLPEIIDPDTGEILPQGSVGELVLTTLTKEAFPMVRYRTRDITCLDYSPCTCGRTLVRMKKTMGRSDDMLIIKGVNVYPSQIEEVLVAVEGCQPHYQLVVDRKGNIDTLEVQIEVTENIFFDEMKMQKAFLERLEKRIDSTLGVGVSVKLVEPNTLSRHEGKAARVIDKRKM; from the coding sequence ATGCAGCAACAGATCTGGGAGCCGACCTACGAGTGCATGCCGCGTGAAGAGCTGGAGCAGTTGCAGCTGGAGCGACTCCAGGCGACCCTCAACCGTGTCTACAAGAACGTAACCTGCTACAGGAACAAATTCAACCAGCACGGAATCGTTCCGGAAGACATAACTTCGTTGGCGGATCTTGCCAAGCTCCCCTTTACCACAAAGGAGGACCTTCGGCTCAACTACCCCTACGGCATGTTCGCAGTGCCATTGCGGGAGGTGATCAGGATTCATTCCTCTTCGGGCACGACCGGGAAGCCCACGGTGGTCGGCTATACTGCCAACGATCTCAAAGCATGGGCTAACCTGGTGGCTCGTTTCATGACCGCAGCGGGCGTCACCCATGATGATGTGGTGCAGATCGCCTTCGGATATGGCATGTTCACAGGTGCGTTCGGCCTTCACTACGGATCTGAGGCTATCGGGGCATCGGTTATCCCCATGGGATCGGGCAACACCGAGAAGCAGATCATGATAATGCAGGACTACCGTACCACCACTCTCGTCGGTACTCCCAGCTATGCCATCACCATAGCTGAACGGATGGAGCAGATGGGGGTGGACCCAAAAACACTTTCGCTGAAGGTGGGGCTGTTCGGCGGCGAGCCTTGGTCCGAAGCGATGCGCCGCGAGATCGAGACAAGACTGGGGATCATTGCTACGGATAACTACGGCTTGTCCGAGATCATAGGCCCCGGAGTGGCCGGAGAGTGTCTACACAAATGCGGGATGCATCTTTTCGAGGATGCTTTCCTTCCCGAAATAATTGATCCCGACACGGGTGAAATCCTCCCGCAGGGCAGCGTGGGTGAACTGGTGCTCACGACGCTTACTAAAGAGGCTTTTCCGATGGTTCGGTATCGCACCCGGGACATAACCTGCCTCGACTATTCGCCGTGCACCTGCGGCAGAACCCTGGTCAGGATGAAAAAGACGATGGGGCGTTCAGACGACATGCTCATCATCAAGGGGGTCAACGTCTACCCATCCCAGATCGAGGAGGTCCTTGTGGCGGTTGAGGGGTGCCAGCCGCACTATCAGCTGGTAGTCGACCGGAAAGGAAACATCGACACCCTTGAGGTCCAGATCGAGGTGACGGAAAACATTTTCTTCGACGAGATGAAGATGCAGAAGGCATTCCTGGAGCGGCTCGAGAAGCGAATCGATTCGACGCTCGGGGTGGGGGTTTCCGTCAAACTTGTCGAGCCGAATACGCTATCGCGGCACGAAGGGAAAGCCGCACGAGTCATCGACAAGCGAAAGATGTAA
- a CDS encoding YbfB/YjiJ family MFS transporter has protein sequence MRKQSLHYGWIIVITGFFVLFSCLGLARYAYTMLLPAMQEGLGLSYDRMGFIGTANFVGYLLAVILSPHLIRRLRPRALVGAGLFIIAVAMGGIAASQGFASIVVLYTLAGMGGGFANIPMMALVTYWFHSEKRGRAAGLVIAGNGAAIIFAGFVVPRLTALFGLEGWRYGWSLLALITLCITGFAAALLRNDPAEKGLEPLGHPPRVSPSELIPHDRRQNARMMLRLGILYLIFGATFMVFGTFIVATMVREFGFSQEKAGLYWSWVGFFSVFSGVGFGALSDRIGRKRGLALVFIVQTVAYVMAGLKLGGIVLAVSVVLYGLAVFAIPAIMAAAVGDYLGLARAASAFATVTLFFAFGQTIGPATAGIIARITGTFTTAYLIAAALTATGAVLALTLPSTNKT, from the coding sequence GTGCGAAAACAGTCACTACACTATGGCTGGATCATAGTTATCACCGGATTTTTCGTTCTGTTTTCATGCCTGGGGCTGGCGAGGTACGCATATACGATGCTGCTTCCCGCAATGCAGGAAGGGCTCGGACTTTCGTACGACCGAATGGGATTCATCGGCACCGCAAATTTCGTCGGCTACCTGTTAGCAGTGATCCTTTCTCCCCACCTTATTCGGCGATTACGCCCCCGCGCACTTGTGGGCGCCGGTCTTTTCATCATTGCGGTTGCCATGGGGGGAATTGCGGCATCTCAGGGCTTCGCATCCATCGTTGTTCTTTATACTCTTGCTGGAATGGGCGGGGGATTTGCCAACATCCCAATGATGGCGCTGGTTACCTACTGGTTTCACAGTGAGAAACGGGGGAGGGCGGCCGGCCTCGTCATTGCCGGAAACGGGGCTGCAATTATCTTCGCCGGTTTCGTCGTGCCGCGCCTGACTGCACTCTTCGGCCTTGAAGGATGGCGCTACGGATGGTCTCTCCTCGCTCTGATTACGCTGTGCATTACTGGATTCGCCGCCGCTCTTCTGCGTAACGACCCGGCGGAGAAAGGACTCGAGCCGCTGGGACACCCACCTCGGGTATCGCCGTCAGAGCTGATCCCCCACGACCGCCGTCAAAACGCCCGCATGATGCTCCGTCTGGGAATACTCTATCTGATATTCGGCGCCACATTCATGGTCTTCGGGACCTTTATCGTGGCGACGATGGTGAGGGAGTTCGGGTTCTCCCAGGAGAAAGCAGGACTCTACTGGTCGTGGGTCGGGTTCTTCAGTGTATTCTCAGGGGTCGGGTTCGGGGCGCTTTCGGACCGGATCGGCAGAAAGCGCGGGCTGGCACTTGTGTTTATTGTGCAGACAGTTGCGTATGTTATGGCCGGGCTCAAGCTCGGTGGCATTGTCCTGGCCGTCTCTGTCGTCCTGTACGGCCTTGCTGTCTTTGCAATCCCTGCAATCATGGCCGCTGCTGTAGGAGATTATCTTGGACTTGCACGAGCGGCTTCCGCCTTCGCCACCGTCACGCTCTTCTTCGCCTTTGGGCAGACAATCGGCCCAGCCACAGCTGGTATCATAGCCCGCATAACAGGCACCTTCACTACGGCCTATCTTATTGCTGCCGCTCTCACTGCCACGGGGGCAGTCCTTGCCCTGACCCTTCCATCCACAAACAAGACCTGA
- a CDS encoding S8 family serine peptidase, giving the protein MSERNSFRSLAACFMGITTMILFAFPASAIQSTETTPRIQRFPRMPVQVPGKVESDSKQRHIPGRFIVKFAETLSEPADTIHDRHRSFSAATPANGEELDRLHQKYKIKSVKPLFSHILEEPAKASQVKQPLGHRKQLLSERIGIAKAKYQRRTARAAQREAIPDLTSIYVYETSEDVDVPAICREYASNPNVIYAVPVQVASAQLVPNDPYYSSSGSWGNLFNDLWGLKKIGAETAWDTTGGQGIVVAVVDTGLDYNHPDIVGNVWLNTAEANGNPTVDDDNNGFIDDVRGWNFSAGNNNPADRYGHGTHVAGTIAAVGDNSIGLIGVAYQARVMPVKGLGDSGNGGLDDLANAIVYAAINGADIINNSWGCWGCSADPAIEDAITTAHSLGSIVVFASGNDSSDAKYSYPANIQEVVTVGSTGVDDSLSSFSNWGRMVDVVAPGGGPQDNPLIPDSLYNILSLRASGTGSPDYAVGDVYTRMAGTSMATPHVSGVAALLLAANPALTRNEIVSILRHSSDDMVGKADLDLPGFDPVYGWGRLNAARALSMASTPPSDPAILDIPASQLSYNLPYSQCGESRALPLDIYNIGGGTLNWSAVPPSWLSVVPTTGKARASVKATTSTTSSQQGILAIDSVEASNGRQDITVAATVYPDVRIDQCSTILSQSEGKQEWAPLWNVNVPGVSDGQGGAIYVWGSAVNNPNLAVQRIDSNGRPMWQVNGKPLTSAPPPAASIRPAIAPDGAGGAIIVWMEGINDNNMSPEEKANKHLRGQRVSPAGDYLWGPEGIYVSQAAGGQEEPRVAPDGSGGVVVSWIDYRHGSPAVYTQRVSGSGQLLWEADGVRAAVSSGNQINLSMATDGSGGIFVTWMDMRRNNYWDIYAQHLNGAGRPVWAVEGLLLSTEEKSVAGPKVVPDGAGGAIFAWHDFRNFPLSPSGATVLDRSDIYAVKMSGEGQYLWQPGGVPVVTGLTAAPKRWVPGWGPDEVSMVADGAGGIIAVWHDARDPNWWDKGWNIYAQRINSSGEPVWPANGVPVSDALDNQIAPSVTPDGAGGGIFIWTDGRSGQYDISMQHVTAAGVPQWGTDGLWVQSAPGDQMYPHLVPLAGNRYALTWDDWRNYIDGYMTGTGLDILGKTIQLCSDVDGNGYYDEGGVCGPVNPSDNELAVTIAGTGRGTVTSTPAGIVCGAECRGYFYQGTEVTLTATPDPSSLFTGWHGACTGTGNCTVTMNGDQQVTATFTRKPTIEYSRLGSGSGTVTFSPGETCGDNCSPYYAAGTSVALTATPDAGSVFAGWRGACAGAGSCTLTMDADKVVAAQFLPTGSRVPAISAGASHTVAMTGNGVLWSWGENSSGQLGNGMKTYTPQTTPVRSPALAGAVVVTTGTSADHSAALLADSSVWTWGRGGNKQLGYPASFNPIPQQVPGLPIMAAVAAGSNHTMTVTAAGDLWSWGENSDGQLGDDTTASRNEAFKVAGLTNITAASGGGYHSVALKSDGTVWTWGANYFGQLGDGTATQRSTPVQVPGLEEIVAIAGGGYYTLALKSDGSIWSWGNNWYGQLGDGTTTERRSPVQVQGLSGVVAISAGYNHAVALKGDGTVWAWGYNGSGQLGDGTTASRRSPVQVPGLSRVVSIAAGTRSSFASIGDDTLWAWGENGSGQLGDGTTDDRYSPVPILFDTIAPTTTASPGGGTYDSVQQVVLSTNETSTIYYTLDGSTPTTGSPVYNGPITVSASTTILKYFARDTAGNSEAVRSESYNITAHSLSVVFQGAGNGTVSFSTGDSCTAYCTRRLPSGTTAVLTATPAAGSTFGGWTGGGCSGTSVCTVTLDDDVVITALLDLPPAADFSASITSGNAPLTVKFTDLSTGMPVSWLWDFGDSSTSTDRNPTHTYSYPGSYAVSLKVDNLAGSSTISRGGYINAANPGPSPIQPIYNAAADGALIRLRSGVLNESPNLNRSIAVTIAGGYDYAYQAVTGVTVFKGIFTVSKGTATVENLVLQ; this is encoded by the coding sequence GTGTCTGAACGCAACAGTTTCCGGTCTCTGGCAGCTTGCTTTATGGGCATAACCACCATGATTCTGTTTGCTTTTCCCGCCTCAGCCATACAGTCTACAGAAACAACTCCACGTATCCAACGCTTCCCTCGCATGCCGGTGCAGGTGCCTGGGAAGGTGGAGTCGGATTCAAAACAGCGCCATATTCCGGGGCGTTTCATTGTCAAATTCGCCGAAACTCTGTCTGAGCCTGCCGACACTATTCATGACAGGCATCGTTCTTTTTCAGCCGCAACTCCTGCCAACGGGGAAGAACTCGATCGTTTACACCAGAAGTATAAAATAAAATCAGTCAAGCCCCTCTTCTCTCATATCCTCGAAGAGCCAGCAAAGGCTTCACAGGTGAAGCAACCCCTTGGTCACCGGAAGCAGCTACTTTCTGAGCGCATCGGCATAGCAAAGGCCAAATATCAAAGAAGAACTGCAAGAGCGGCGCAGAGAGAGGCAATTCCTGACCTCACCAGTATCTATGTTTATGAAACATCTGAAGATGTCGATGTTCCCGCAATCTGCAGGGAATACGCTTCAAATCCAAATGTAATTTATGCAGTTCCGGTTCAGGTCGCCTCAGCCCAGCTTGTGCCCAATGATCCCTACTACTCCTCTTCAGGTTCATGGGGCAACCTTTTTAATGACCTGTGGGGACTAAAGAAAATTGGAGCCGAAACGGCATGGGACACCACTGGAGGTCAGGGGATAGTTGTCGCCGTTGTCGACACAGGGCTTGATTATAACCACCCGGACATCGTCGGCAATGTGTGGCTGAACACAGCCGAAGCGAATGGCAATCCGACTGTAGATGATGACAACAACGGGTTTATTGACGACGTCAGAGGATGGAATTTTTCGGCCGGAAACAATAACCCCGCTGACAGGTATGGCCATGGTACACATGTGGCGGGGACCATTGCAGCAGTTGGAGATAACTCTATCGGCTTAATTGGAGTTGCCTACCAGGCGCGTGTGATGCCGGTCAAAGGACTGGGCGACAGCGGCAACGGCGGACTGGACGATCTGGCAAATGCCATCGTCTATGCGGCTATCAATGGTGCCGATATCATAAACAACAGCTGGGGGTGCTGGGGATGCTCTGCAGACCCTGCCATCGAGGATGCGATAACCACCGCTCACAGCCTAGGCTCGATTGTCGTGTTTGCGTCAGGCAATGACAGCAGTGACGCAAAATATTCCTATCCTGCCAATATACAGGAGGTTGTCACTGTAGGTTCTACTGGGGTTGATGATTCCCTCTCATCTTTCTCCAATTGGGGCCGCATGGTTGATGTAGTTGCACCGGGAGGAGGACCGCAGGACAACCCTCTGATACCTGACAGTCTTTATAATATACTCTCTCTGCGGGCAAGCGGTACCGGCAGCCCCGATTATGCAGTCGGTGATGTCTATACTCGTATGGCCGGCACTTCCATGGCGACACCTCATGTTTCCGGCGTTGCAGCCCTACTCCTCGCCGCAAATCCTGCACTTACCCGCAACGAGATCGTTTCCATTCTTCGCCATTCATCCGATGACATGGTCGGAAAAGCGGATCTTGATTTGCCTGGATTCGACCCGGTGTACGGATGGGGGAGGCTCAATGCAGCCCGCGCCCTTTCCATGGCTTCCACTCCCCCTTCCGATCCCGCAATCCTAGATATACCTGCTTCCCAGTTAAGCTACAACCTCCCCTACTCCCAATGTGGGGAATCTCGGGCCCTTCCTCTCGACATTTACAACATCGGCGGCGGCACACTCAACTGGTCTGCAGTTCCGCCTTCATGGCTTTCAGTAGTTCCCACGACTGGCAAGGCCCGTGCCTCTGTAAAGGCGACCACTTCTACCACTTCTAGCCAACAGGGCATACTTGCCATTGACTCCGTTGAGGCAAGCAACGGCCGTCAGGATATCACGGTTGCGGCGACGGTATATCCAGACGTTAGAATCGATCAGTGCAGCACGATCCTTTCGCAGTCCGAAGGCAAACAGGAGTGGGCACCCTTGTGGAACGTAAATGTTCCCGGAGTTTCCGACGGCCAGGGAGGTGCCATTTATGTCTGGGGAAGCGCAGTAAACAACCCCAACCTTGCGGTCCAGCGAATCGACAGCAACGGCAGGCCGATGTGGCAGGTCAACGGGAAGCCCCTCACTTCGGCTCCCCCGCCAGCTGCTTCTATAAGGCCGGCAATCGCCCCGGATGGCGCAGGCGGGGCGATCATCGTATGGATGGAAGGCATTAACGACAATAACATGAGCCCTGAAGAAAAAGCCAACAAGCATCTCAGGGGACAACGGGTGAGTCCTGCTGGGGATTATCTCTGGGGACCGGAGGGAATATACGTCTCTCAAGCAGCAGGCGGGCAGGAGGAGCCACGGGTAGCTCCTGACGGCTCAGGCGGGGTTGTTGTTTCCTGGATTGACTATCGCCACGGTTCTCCTGCCGTTTACACGCAGCGGGTAAGCGGCAGCGGACAGCTTCTGTGGGAGGCTGATGGTGTCCGCGCCGCGGTCAGTAGCGGTAATCAAATCAACTTATCAATGGCCACCGACGGCAGCGGCGGCATCTTCGTTACTTGGATGGACATGCGAAGGAACAATTACTGGGATATTTATGCCCAGCATCTGAACGGTGCAGGTAGACCCGTGTGGGCAGTTGAGGGTTTACTCCTAAGTACAGAAGAAAAAAGCGTTGCCGGGCCAAAGGTAGTACCCGATGGTGCTGGTGGTGCAATATTCGCGTGGCATGATTTTCGGAATTTCCCCCTGAGTCCTTCGGGAGCCACCGTCTTGGATCGCAGTGACATCTATGCGGTCAAGATGAGTGGTGAAGGACAATATCTCTGGCAGCCGGGCGGAGTCCCTGTAGTCACTGGGCTGACGGCCGCACCTAAAAGATGGGTGCCGGGTTGGGGCCCAGACGAGGTCAGCATGGTGGCCGATGGGGCGGGAGGAATCATTGCAGTCTGGCACGATGCACGCGACCCGAATTGGTGGGACAAGGGGTGGAACATTTATGCTCAGCGGATAAATTCCAGCGGAGAACCGGTATGGCCCGCAAATGGTGTGCCCGTATCAGACGCGCTGGACAACCAGATCGCACCGAGTGTTACTCCCGACGGCGCAGGGGGTGGGATTTTTATCTGGACAGACGGGCGCTCCGGACAGTATGACATTTCGATGCAGCATGTGACTGCTGCGGGGGTGCCACAGTGGGGTACAGACGGTTTATGGGTGCAGAGTGCGCCTGGTGACCAGATGTATCCGCATCTCGTCCCCTTGGCCGGGAACAGGTATGCCCTCACCTGGGACGACTGGCGTAACTACATCGATGGCTACATGACCGGAACTGGGTTAGATATACTGGGCAAGACAATCCAGCTCTGCTCCGATGTTGACGGCAACGGTTATTACGACGAAGGTGGGGTTTGTGGTCCTGTGAATCCGAGCGACAATGAACTGGCGGTCACAATCGCCGGAACAGGCAGAGGGACCGTCACAAGCACCCCTGCCGGCATCGTGTGCGGTGCCGAGTGCAGGGGGTATTTCTACCAGGGAACAGAGGTAACCCTGACAGCCACTCCCGACCCATCCTCCCTCTTCACCGGCTGGCACGGGGCCTGTACGGGAACCGGAAACTGCACGGTGACCATGAACGGGGATCAGCAGGTAACTGCGACATTTACGCGAAAGCCGACCATCGAGTACAGCAGGCTGGGTTCGGGCAGCGGGACAGTTACCTTTTCACCGGGAGAAACCTGCGGTGACAATTGCTCTCCTTACTACGCTGCAGGCACAAGCGTAGCCCTTACAGCAACACCCGATGCCGGGTCCGTCTTCGCTGGCTGGCGCGGCGCCTGTGCAGGAGCGGGAAGCTGCACCCTTACGATGGATGCAGATAAAGTAGTGGCAGCCCAGTTTCTGCCGACGGGCAGCCGGGTCCCCGCCATATCGGCAGGAGCGTCGCACACCGTCGCAATGACGGGAAACGGGGTGCTCTGGTCTTGGGGGGAAAACTCATCGGGGCAACTGGGCAACGGAATGAAGACATACACACCGCAGACCACCCCGGTCCGCTCCCCCGCGCTGGCAGGAGCAGTTGTTGTCACGACCGGCACATCAGCGGATCATTCGGCAGCTCTGCTGGCAGATAGCAGCGTGTGGACATGGGGACGTGGAGGCAACAAACAGTTAGGCTATCCCGCCTCATTCAATCCGATTCCGCAGCAGGTACCCGGACTCCCCATTATGGCTGCTGTTGCCGCAGGATCTAACCATACCATGACAGTCACCGCCGCTGGGGATCTCTGGAGCTGGGGAGAAAACAGTGACGGACAGTTGGGAGACGACACTACAGCTTCTCGCAACGAGGCGTTCAAGGTAGCAGGCTTGACTAACATAACTGCCGCCTCAGGGGGAGGATACCATTCCGTAGCACTCAAGTCCGACGGCACCGTCTGGACCTGGGGAGCAAATTATTTCGGTCAGCTCGGTGACGGTACAGCTACACAGCGAAGCACCCCGGTTCAGGTGCCGGGGCTAGAGGAAATCGTTGCCATCGCCGGTGGAGGTTATTACACACTTGCTTTAAAGTCTGATGGAAGTATCTGGTCATGGGGGAACAACTGGTATGGACAGTTGGGTGACGGGACCACCACGGAGCGCCGCAGCCCTGTCCAGGTACAGGGCCTCTCGGGGGTTGTCGCAATCAGTGCCGGCTATAACCATGCGGTTGCTCTGAAGGGGGACGGCACAGTCTGGGCGTGGGGATACAATGGGAGCGGTCAGCTCGGTGACGGGACGACGGCTTCCCGCAGAAGCCCTGTCCAGGTGCCAGGTCTTTCGAGGGTAGTCTCAATCGCCGCAGGAACACGATCTTCCTTCGCCTCTATCGGAGATGACACTTTATGGGCTTGGGGAGAAAACGGTAGCGGACAGCTTGGCGATGGAACGACCGACGACAGATACAGCCCTGTACCAATACTATTTGACACAATAGCACCGACGACGACAGCATCGCCTGGGGGAGGGACCTATGATTCTGTTCAGCAAGTGGTGCTAAGCACTAACGAAACTTCGACCATATATTACACGCTTGACGGATCAACCCCTACTACCGGTTCCCCGGTTTACAACGGCCCCATAACCGTCTCCGCATCGACCACGATTTTGAAGTATTTTGCCCGAGACACCGCAGGAAACAGCGAGGCTGTCAGAAGCGAATCATATAACATCACTGCTCATTCGCTTTCGGTGGTTTTCCAGGGAGCAGGCAACGGCACAGTCAGCTTCTCCACAGGGGACAGCTGCACGGCATACTGCACCAGAAGATTGCCATCCGGCACCACGGCAGTGCTGACGGCAACGCCTGCAGCAGGCTCGACGTTCGGAGGATGGACAGGCGGCGGATGCAGCGGAACTTCCGTATGCACCGTCACGCTGGATGACGACGTTGTCATCACGGCCCTCCTTGACCTCCCTCCTGCTGCGGACTTCTCCGCTTCCATCACCTCAGGAAACGCTCCACTAACCGTAAAATTCACCGATCTCTCTACCGGAATGCCCGTGTCATGGCTATGGGATTTCGGAGATTCTTCAACGAGTACAGACCGTAACCCCACTCACACCTACTCCTATCCCGGTAGCTATGCGGTTTCTCTAAAGGTCGATAATCTTGCAGGCTCCAGTACGATAAGCAGGGGTGGATATATCAATGCTGCCAATCCAGGTCCGTCGCCTATTCAGCCGATCTATAACGCCGCCGCCGATGGTGCACTGATACGGCTGAGGTCAGGGGTCCTTAACGAGAGCCCCAACCTGAATCGAAGTATAGCGGTCACGATAGCTGGCGGCTACGATTATGCCTATCAGGCTGTAACCGGCGTTACTGTGTTCAAGGGAATTTTTACTGTCAGCAAGGGTACGGCGACTGTGGAAAACCTGGTATTGCAGTAA
- a CDS encoding creatininase family protein, with the protein MIIEEMTMSEFDAGLKITQTVLIPFGSVEEHGDHLPLSTDTIQAYEVGKGAAKLIPLFVAPPIHYGSCRSTSCHPGTISISTSTLKSIMKDITRSLYTQGMRNVIVLTGHAGGAHRMALQDAGEELLHEIPDITIAVVTEYDLAACEGRHLVETSNDSHAGEIETSRILHSHPHLVKGDGKEEYPQFPMGILVRDKRKYWPGGVWGDPTKGTAEKGRLLEELVVRRIVALVTEIAGAEKKLTQTGHVHNRYDQDSLGKIQ; encoded by the coding sequence ATGATCATCGAAGAAATGACGATGAGCGAATTCGATGCCGGACTGAAAATAACCCAGACGGTTCTAATACCTTTCGGGTCGGTGGAGGAGCACGGAGACCATCTGCCGCTTTCCACCGATACGATCCAGGCCTACGAAGTGGGGAAGGGGGCGGCGAAGCTGATACCTCTCTTTGTCGCTCCCCCCATCCACTACGGTTCATGCCGTTCCACATCATGCCATCCCGGCACCATCTCCATCTCGACATCCACGCTCAAATCTATAATGAAAGATATCACACGCTCCCTATATACGCAGGGGATGCGGAACGTGATCGTACTTACTGGCCACGCCGGAGGTGCTCATCGGATGGCGCTTCAGGACGCCGGCGAGGAGCTGCTGCACGAGATCCCGGACATCACAATAGCGGTGGTGACCGAATACGATCTCGCTGCCTGCGAAGGAAGGCACCTTGTGGAAACATCTAACGACTCCCACGCCGGGGAGATCGAGACCTCCCGAATTCTGCACTCCCACCCTCACCTTGTGAAAGGGGATGGGAAGGAGGAATATCCACAGTTCCCAATGGGCATCCTTGTCCGGGATAAGCGAAAGTATTGGCCGGGTGGAGTCTGGGGTGATCCAACAAAGGGGACAGCTGAGAAGGGGCGATTGTTGGAGGAGTTGGTTGTCAGGAGGATTGTCGCGTTGGTTACTGAAATTGCGGGAGCCGAAAAAAAGCTGACGCAGACCGGTCACGTCCACAATCGATACGATCAGGACTCCCTCGGTAAAATCCAATAA
- a CDS encoding 7-carboxy-7-deazaguanine synthase QueE, which produces MNNGSASIVELFSSIQGEGVLVGLRQAFLRFHGCNLACEYCDTRSDEPPEEALLEETPGRQDFLRERNPVPLERVARLLQLWESALPGIHHSLSITGGEPLINHRCLQEWLPELRAILPVYLETNGILHHALSEVIPHLDYISMDIKLPSSSGCTGLWEEHRRFLKIAARTTVFVKAVVSAETEDWEILRTAEMIAEVNPRITCILQPVTRADGTPGIAPIRALEMQEMAGRCLTDVRVIPQTHKFMGQL; this is translated from the coding sequence ATGAATAATGGGTCTGCCTCAATCGTTGAACTTTTTTCCTCAATTCAGGGGGAGGGAGTGCTGGTGGGGCTGCGCCAGGCTTTTCTCAGGTTTCACGGCTGCAATCTCGCCTGCGAGTACTGTGATACGCGTAGCGACGAGCCACCCGAGGAGGCGCTACTAGAGGAGACACCGGGGCGGCAGGATTTTCTGCGGGAGAGAAACCCGGTTCCGTTGGAGCGGGTTGCGCGGCTGCTGCAGCTCTGGGAATCGGCACTCCCAGGAATTCATCATTCCCTCAGCATAACCGGAGGAGAACCGCTCATCAACCACCGCTGTCTGCAGGAGTGGCTTCCCGAACTGCGGGCTATTCTTCCTGTTTACCTTGAGACGAACGGGATTCTGCACCATGCGCTCAGTGAAGTTATTCCGCATCTCGATTACATCAGCATGGATATCAAGCTGCCGTCGAGTTCCGGGTGTACCGGCCTCTGGGAAGAGCATCGTCGGTTCCTGAAAATCGCTGCACGCACGACGGTTTTTGTGAAGGCTGTGGTGAGCGCAGAAACCGAGGACTGGGAGATACTGCGGACGGCGGAAATGATCGCCGAAGTCAATCCTCGCATAACCTGCATCCTTCAGCCGGTGACAAGGGCCGATGGAACCCCTGGCATCGCGCCGATTCGGGCGCTGGAGATGCAGGAGATGGCAGGAAGGTGCCTCACGGATGTGCGGGTTATACCGCAGACGCACAAGTTCATGGGGCAGCTCTAG
- the queD gene encoding 6-carboxytetrahydropterin synthase QueD — MFLLKIHTYFAAAHCLTHYQGDCENLHGHNWKVEVAVTARELDQAGLGIDFKILKSETNQLLKTLDHKYLNELPPFADLSPSSENIARYLYRELSEKLNTQNVNVHMVTVWESDYANASYYE; from the coding sequence ATGTTCCTGCTGAAGATCCATACCTATTTTGCCGCCGCCCATTGTCTCACCCACTACCAGGGAGATTGCGAGAACCTCCATGGACACAACTGGAAGGTAGAGGTCGCCGTAACCGCCCGGGAGCTGGATCAGGCAGGACTCGGCATAGACTTCAAGATACTGAAGTCGGAAACGAACCAGCTCCTGAAGACCCTGGACCACAAGTATCTCAACGAGCTTCCTCCGTTTGCCGACCTGTCGCCTTCGTCCGAAAACATCGCCCGCTACCTCTACCGGGAGCTGTCTGAGAAGCTCAATACCCAGAACGTCAACGTTCATATGGTGACGGTGTGGGAGTCGGACTACGCCAACGCCAGCTACTATGAATAA